The proteins below come from a single Nocardioides eburneiflavus genomic window:
- the betT gene encoding choline BCCT transporter BetT: MTAQLDAHAPTDPGRGAPGPTVRWPVFVTSFVGVCLITLWAIVAPTNAESVIGELVGRVGTGFGWFYVALATVIVGFVIFLGASRYGSIRLGPDHSRPEFSTFAWASMLFAAGIGTDVMFYSVIEPVSQYTAPPVGEPGTVDAAREATVWTLFHYGVTGWAMYALMGLALAYFSYRKNLPLAVRSALHPVFGKRVNGPLGHAVDTAAVLGTIFGVATSLGIGVVFLNVGLNVIFGVPVGTGAQAALALLAVTVAAISATTGVDKGIRFLSQLNVLLALALAGWVLITGKTSFLLNAVVMNVGDFIRSFPAKSMETFAFTDTQEWMELWTLFFWAWWVAWASFVGLFLARISRGRTIRQFVLGTMVIPFSYIVMWISIFGNAAIDKVRGGDDAFAEAAVDFTGVGFYDLLRDYPLADVVVFLAVVVGLLFYITSADSAALVMGNLCSELQDVQQDCAAWLRITWASATGLLTVAMLAVGGILALQYATIIMGLPFAFVLVLVMWGLFRSIRNEGRKAEGVRGISPLLSARTGSVEDNRKAWKARLARAINFVDDEAAAAYLVSTVRPALAEVADELSSMGVPAGVVGGGAIGSDELPWVELATDVEVDRFVYRVEVRRSPVPTYGGRMIGNRDQYARLEVHLVDGGQDYDVMGYTAEQVIHDCLDQYERHLEFLRAV; this comes from the coding sequence ATGACCGCACAGCTCGACGCGCACGCACCCACCGACCCGGGTCGTGGCGCACCCGGCCCCACCGTGCGGTGGCCGGTCTTCGTCACGTCGTTCGTCGGGGTCTGCCTGATCACCCTGTGGGCGATCGTCGCGCCGACCAACGCCGAGAGCGTCATCGGCGAGCTCGTGGGCCGCGTCGGGACGGGCTTCGGCTGGTTCTACGTCGCGCTGGCCACCGTGATCGTCGGCTTCGTGATCTTCCTCGGCGCGTCCCGCTACGGCAGCATTCGGCTCGGCCCGGACCACTCCCGCCCGGAGTTCTCGACCTTCGCGTGGGCGAGCATGCTGTTCGCCGCGGGCATCGGCACCGACGTGATGTTCTACTCGGTCATCGAGCCCGTCTCGCAGTACACCGCACCGCCCGTCGGTGAGCCCGGGACCGTCGACGCGGCCCGGGAGGCGACGGTCTGGACGCTCTTCCACTACGGCGTCACGGGCTGGGCGATGTACGCGCTGATGGGCCTCGCGCTGGCCTACTTCTCCTACCGCAAGAACCTGCCGCTGGCCGTACGCTCCGCGCTCCACCCGGTCTTCGGCAAGCGGGTCAACGGTCCGCTGGGCCACGCCGTCGACACCGCGGCCGTCCTCGGCACGATCTTCGGCGTCGCCACCAGCCTCGGCATCGGCGTGGTGTTCCTCAACGTCGGGCTCAACGTGATCTTCGGCGTGCCCGTGGGCACGGGGGCGCAGGCCGCCCTGGCGCTGCTCGCCGTCACGGTCGCGGCGATCTCCGCCACGACCGGCGTGGACAAGGGCATCCGGTTCCTGTCCCAGCTCAACGTGCTGCTCGCCCTCGCGCTCGCGGGCTGGGTGCTGATCACGGGCAAGACCTCGTTCCTGCTCAACGCCGTCGTGATGAACGTCGGCGACTTCATCCGGTCCTTCCCCGCCAAGTCGATGGAGACGTTCGCCTTCACCGACACCCAGGAGTGGATGGAGCTCTGGACGCTCTTCTTCTGGGCGTGGTGGGTGGCCTGGGCGTCCTTCGTCGGCCTCTTCCTCGCGCGGATCTCGCGCGGGCGCACGATCCGTCAGTTCGTGCTCGGCACGATGGTGATCCCGTTCAGCTACATCGTCATGTGGATCTCGATCTTCGGCAACGCCGCGATCGACAAGGTCCGCGGAGGCGACGACGCCTTCGCCGAGGCCGCCGTGGACTTCACCGGCGTCGGCTTCTACGACCTGCTGCGTGACTACCCGCTGGCCGACGTCGTCGTCTTCCTCGCCGTCGTGGTCGGCCTGCTCTTCTACATCACCTCGGCCGACTCCGCGGCGCTGGTCATGGGCAACCTGTGCTCGGAGCTGCAGGACGTCCAGCAGGACTGCGCCGCGTGGCTGCGGATCACGTGGGCCAGCGCCACCGGTCTGCTGACGGTCGCCATGCTCGCCGTCGGCGGCATCCTCGCCCTGCAGTACGCCACCATCATCATGGGCCTGCCGTTCGCGTTCGTGCTGGTGCTGGTCATGTGGGGACTGTTCCGCTCGATCCGCAACGAGGGCCGCAAGGCCGAGGGCGTACGCGGCATCTCTCCGCTGCTGTCGGCGCGTACCGGGTCGGTCGAGGACAATCGGAAGGCCTGGAAGGCCCGGTTGGCCCGCGCCATCAACTTCGTCGACGACGAGGCCGCAGCCGCCTACCTCGTCTCGACCGTGCGTCCCGCGCTGGCGGAGGTCGCCGACGAGCTCTCGTCGATGGGGGTGCCCGCGGGGGTCGTCGGTGGCGGGGCGATCGGCAGCGACGAGCTCCCGTGGGTGGAGCTCGCCACCGACGTCGAGGTGGACCGCTTCGTCTACCGCGTCGAGGTCCGGCGCTCCCCGGTGCCGACCTACGGGGGCCGGATGATCGGCAACCGCGACCAGTACGCGCGACTGGAGGTGCACCTCGTCGACGGCGGACAGGACTACGACGTCATGGGCTACACGGCCGAGCAGGTCATCCACGACTGTCTCGACCAGTACGAGCGTCATCTGGAGTTCCTCCGCGCCGTGTGA
- a CDS encoding IclR family transcriptional regulator, which produces MVDVADTPDPGPEPAQSSSAVTGAGVQSVDRALGILEVLARTGESGVTEIALELGVHKSTAFRLVATLEAHRLVEQTADRGRYRLGVGILRLAGATTARLDLVQEARPIARQLAADTGETVNIAVLSESSALYLDQVAGSSALQPHNWVGQHIPLHATSNGKVLLGGLDDDGLDAVLGTLATYTSRTITGLPELRAELARVRDQGYAVAVDELEVGLTAVAAPIRNTHGDVVASMSVSGPSFRLPDERVEEVVRLVVAAAVEVSHRLGWGHR; this is translated from the coding sequence ATGGTGGACGTGGCCGACACCCCCGATCCGGGCCCGGAGCCCGCGCAGTCGAGCTCTGCGGTCACCGGCGCCGGCGTGCAGTCCGTGGACCGCGCGCTGGGGATCCTCGAGGTGCTGGCCCGCACCGGGGAGTCCGGGGTCACCGAGATCGCCCTGGAGCTCGGGGTGCACAAGAGCACCGCGTTCCGGCTGGTGGCGACGTTGGAGGCCCACCGGCTCGTCGAGCAGACCGCCGACCGTGGCCGCTACCGCCTCGGCGTCGGCATCCTCAGGCTCGCGGGAGCCACGACGGCCCGCCTCGACCTCGTGCAGGAGGCCCGGCCGATCGCGCGGCAGCTCGCCGCCGACACGGGTGAGACCGTCAACATCGCCGTGCTGTCCGAGAGCTCGGCCCTCTACCTCGACCAGGTCGCCGGGTCGTCCGCGCTCCAGCCGCACAACTGGGTCGGCCAGCACATCCCGCTCCACGCGACCAGCAACGGCAAGGTGCTGCTCGGCGGCCTCGACGACGACGGCCTCGACGCCGTCCTCGGCACGCTCGCGACCTACACCTCGCGCACCATCACCGGCCTCCCCGAGCTGCGCGCGGAGCTGGCCCGGGTGCGCGACCAGGGCTACGCCGTTGCGGTCGACGAGCTGGAGGTCGGACTCACCGCGGTCGCCGCGCCGATCCGCAACACACACGGTGACGTGGTCGCGTCGATGAGCGTGTCCGGCCCGTCCTTCCGGCTGCCCGACGAGCGGGTGGAGGAGGTCGTACGCCTCGTCGTCGCCGCCGCGGTCGAGGTGTCGCACCGCCTCGGCTGGGGGCACCGCTGA
- the betA gene encoding choline dehydrogenase: protein MAPQHYDYVIVGGGSAGCALANRLSADPSTSVLVLEAGRTDRFDPLIHAPAALPFPIGNPLYDWRYESEPEPAMGGRRVYHARGKVLGGSSSINGMIFQRGNPMDYERWAAEPGMESWDYRHCLPYFKRMESLVMPDGQVGADPWRGGSGPLTLERSPATNPLFNAFFEAAQQAGYPLTDDVNGYRQEGFGRFDRNIVKGVRMSAARAYLHPVMKRKNLTVETFAHATRVRFEGRRAVGVEYLRAGRRQQYAAAGEVVLCGGAINSPQLLQLSGVGNPEHLVPLGVDIVQDLPGVGENLQDHLEVYIQYASLQPVSIVEGLKWHNRPLVGLEWLFRRTGTAASNHFEGGGFCRSNEDVDWPNLMFHFLPIAIRYDGSAPEGQDKYAHGYQVHIGPMYADTRGWVRISSTDPRQKPRMLFNYLSTPTDRKEWVEVVRVARDILNQPAFAPFNGGELSPGPSVETDEEILDWVRKDAETALHPSCTAKMGTDDLAVTDPASLRVHGTEGLRVVDASVFPFVTNGNIYAPVMMVAEKAADLILGNTPLAPADVPYYRHRDQSPLYPPGDPRNAT, encoded by the coding sequence GTGGCCCCGCAGCACTACGACTACGTGATCGTCGGCGGCGGGTCGGCCGGCTGCGCGCTCGCCAACCGCCTGTCCGCCGACCCCTCGACGTCGGTGCTGGTCCTCGAGGCCGGCCGCACGGACCGGTTCGACCCGCTGATCCACGCGCCGGCCGCGCTGCCCTTCCCGATCGGGAACCCGCTCTACGACTGGAGGTACGAGTCCGAGCCGGAGCCGGCGATGGGCGGTCGCCGCGTCTACCACGCGCGCGGGAAGGTGCTCGGCGGGTCCTCCTCGATCAACGGCATGATCTTCCAGCGGGGCAACCCGATGGACTACGAGCGCTGGGCCGCCGAGCCCGGCATGGAATCGTGGGACTACCGCCACTGCCTGCCGTACTTCAAGCGGATGGAGTCCCTCGTCATGCCCGACGGGCAGGTCGGGGCCGACCCCTGGCGCGGTGGTTCCGGGCCGTTGACGCTCGAGCGCAGCCCCGCCACGAACCCGTTGTTCAACGCGTTCTTCGAGGCCGCCCAGCAGGCCGGCTACCCGCTGACCGACGACGTCAACGGCTACCGGCAGGAGGGCTTCGGGCGCTTCGACCGCAACATCGTCAAGGGCGTACGGATGTCCGCCGCGCGGGCCTACCTGCACCCGGTGATGAAGCGGAAGAACCTCACCGTCGAGACCTTCGCGCACGCCACGCGCGTGCGCTTCGAGGGCAGGCGCGCCGTCGGGGTGGAGTACCTCCGCGCCGGGCGCCGGCAGCAGTACGCCGCGGCCGGCGAGGTCGTCCTCTGCGGGGGCGCGATCAACTCCCCGCAGTTGCTCCAGCTCTCCGGCGTCGGCAACCCCGAGCACCTCGTGCCGCTGGGCGTCGACATCGTCCAGGACCTCCCCGGCGTGGGCGAGAACCTCCAGGACCACCTCGAGGTCTACATCCAGTACGCCTCCCTCCAGCCGGTCTCGATCGTCGAGGGCCTCAAGTGGCACAACCGGCCGCTGGTCGGGCTCGAGTGGCTCTTCAGGCGCACCGGCACCGCGGCGTCCAACCACTTCGAGGGCGGCGGCTTCTGCCGCTCCAACGAGGACGTCGACTGGCCCAACCTGATGTTCCACTTCCTGCCCATCGCGATCCGCTACGACGGCTCCGCGCCCGAGGGCCAGGACAAGTACGCCCACGGCTACCAGGTCCACATCGGGCCGATGTACGCCGACACCCGCGGCTGGGTGCGGATCTCCTCGACCGATCCGCGCCAGAAGCCGAGGATGCTGTTCAACTACCTCTCGACCCCCACCGACCGCAAGGAGTGGGTCGAGGTCGTCCGGGTCGCCCGCGACATCCTCAACCAGCCCGCCTTCGCCCCGTTCAACGGCGGCGAGCTGTCGCCGGGGCCGTCGGTCGAGACCGACGAGGAGATCCTCGACTGGGTCCGCAAGGACGCCGAGACCGCCCTGCACCCCTCGTGCACGGCCAAGATGGGCACCGACGACCTCGCCGTCACCGACCCCGCCAGCCTGCGGGTGCACGGCACCGAGGGCCTGCGGGTCGTCGACGCCAGCGTGTTCCCGTTCGTGACCAACGGCAACATCTACGCCCCCGTGATGATGGTCGCCGAGAAGGCCGCCGACCTCATCCTCGGCAACACCCCGCTCGCGCCGGCCGACGTCCCCTACTACCGTCACCGCGACCAGTCTCCGCTCTACCCGCCCGGAGATCCCCGCAACGCCACGTGA
- a CDS encoding quaternary amine ABC transporter ATP-binding protein translates to MTTALSVDSLWKIFGARADKIIGTPDAELSRADLKARTGCVVGVKDVSFEVAPGEVFVVMGLSGSGKSTLVRLLTRLIEPTSGTVSINGMDITSASASQLRDVRRTQVSMVFQHFGLLPHRQVIDNVAYGLEVRGVAKKERRAKAAEIVELVGLQGYEKSYPDQLSGGMQQRVGLARALAGDPEMLLFDEPFSALDPLIRRDMQNEVIRLHRELGKTMVFITHDLTEALKLGDRIMILRDGEIVQIGTPDEVVAQPADDYVKDFVSEVPKAHVLTLKWVMREPRAGESMDGPALPVSTIVRQAARAAIASDAPIRVMEGDALVGVVDEEDIMRVVVAEEDVT, encoded by the coding sequence ATGACGACAGCCCTGTCGGTCGACAGTCTCTGGAAGATCTTCGGCGCGCGCGCCGACAAGATCATCGGCACGCCCGACGCCGAGCTCTCGCGCGCCGACCTCAAGGCCCGCACGGGCTGCGTGGTCGGGGTCAAGGACGTCTCCTTCGAGGTGGCTCCTGGCGAGGTGTTCGTGGTGATGGGCCTCTCCGGCTCGGGCAAGTCCACGCTGGTGCGGCTGCTGACCCGGCTCATCGAGCCCACCAGCGGCACGGTCTCGATCAACGGGATGGACATCACCTCGGCGTCGGCGAGCCAGCTGCGCGACGTGCGCCGTACGCAGGTCTCGATGGTGTTCCAGCACTTCGGCCTGCTGCCCCACCGCCAGGTCATCGACAACGTCGCCTACGGTCTCGAGGTGCGTGGCGTCGCCAAGAAGGAGCGACGGGCGAAGGCCGCCGAGATCGTCGAGCTGGTCGGGCTGCAGGGCTACGAGAAGTCCTATCCCGACCAGCTCTCCGGCGGGATGCAGCAGCGCGTCGGCCTGGCCCGGGCGCTGGCGGGCGACCCGGAGATGCTGCTCTTCGACGAGCCCTTCTCGGCCCTCGACCCGCTCATCCGCCGCGACATGCAGAACGAGGTCATCCGGCTGCACCGCGAGCTCGGCAAGACGATGGTCTTCATCACCCACGACCTCACCGAGGCGCTCAAGCTCGGCGACCGGATCATGATCCTGCGCGACGGCGAGATCGTGCAGATCGGGACGCCCGACGAGGTCGTGGCCCAGCCCGCCGACGACTACGTCAAGGACTTCGTCTCCGAGGTGCCGAAGGCGCACGTGCTCACGCTGAAGTGGGTGATGCGCGAGCCGCGGGCGGGGGAGTCGATGGACGGTCCTGCGCTGCCCGTGTCGACGATCGTGCGGCAGGCGGCCCGAGCCGCGATCGCGTCCGACGCCCCCATCCGGGTCATGGAGGGGGACGCCCTGGTCGGGGTGGTCGACGAGGAGGACATCATGCGGGTCGTCGTGGCGGAGGAAGACGTGACGTGA
- a CDS encoding aldehyde dehydrogenase family protein has protein sequence MPDLFIDGKWESARSGERREIRCPADGTLVAEVDEAGEADTEAAIAAAHTAFHEGPWPSTPSRERGDLLLRLADLLERDTDAVARMEALDTGKRFVEGQYDVADVVSVFRHYGRIAAEESGRVVDTGNPDVVSRIVHEPIGVCGLVTPWNYPLLQVSWKVAPCLAAGNTFVLKPSELTPHSAIHLMRLLDEAGLPPGVGNLVLGAGATAGAPLSTDPRVDMVSFTGGLETGRRIAAAASATVKKVALELGGKNPNVVFADADLDVALDYALTAVFLHSGQVCSAGARLLVEESIHDGFVDELVARAQQIRLGGPFDDDAETGPLTSAAHRDKVEAYVARGLAEGAVLRCGGARPDDPALADGFYYLPTVLDGCTSSMSVTQDESFGPVLTVETFRDEDDAVTIANDSIYGLAGAVWTQDGGRAQRVAGRLRMGTVWINDYHPYVPQAEWGGYKQSGTGRELGLAGLEEYRETKHVWHNIRPAVQHWFSPGDRG, from the coding sequence GTGCCTGACCTGTTCATCGACGGAAAGTGGGAGTCGGCGCGCTCGGGGGAGCGCCGCGAGATCCGCTGCCCGGCCGACGGCACCCTCGTCGCCGAGGTCGACGAGGCCGGCGAGGCCGACACCGAGGCCGCCATCGCGGCCGCGCACACCGCGTTCCACGAGGGGCCGTGGCCGAGCACGCCGAGCCGCGAGCGCGGCGACCTGCTCCTCAGGCTCGCCGACCTGCTGGAGCGAGACACCGACGCGGTCGCCCGGATGGAGGCGCTCGACACCGGCAAGCGGTTCGTCGAGGGGCAGTACGACGTCGCCGACGTGGTCTCTGTCTTCCGCCACTACGGACGGATCGCCGCCGAGGAGTCGGGCCGGGTCGTCGACACCGGCAATCCCGACGTGGTCAGCCGGATCGTCCACGAGCCGATCGGCGTGTGCGGTCTGGTGACGCCGTGGAACTACCCCCTCCTCCAGGTGTCGTGGAAGGTCGCGCCGTGCCTGGCCGCGGGCAACACGTTCGTGCTCAAGCCCAGCGAGCTCACGCCGCACTCGGCCATCCACCTCATGCGACTGCTGGACGAGGCGGGGCTGCCGCCCGGGGTCGGCAACCTCGTTCTCGGCGCCGGTGCCACCGCCGGGGCCCCGCTGTCCACCGACCCCCGCGTCGACATGGTCTCCTTCACGGGAGGCCTCGAGACCGGCCGCCGCATCGCCGCCGCCGCGTCCGCCACCGTGAAGAAGGTCGCCCTGGAGCTCGGTGGCAAGAACCCCAACGTGGTCTTCGCCGACGCCGACCTCGACGTGGCCCTCGACTACGCGCTCACGGCGGTCTTCCTGCACTCCGGACAGGTCTGCTCGGCCGGCGCGCGCCTGCTGGTCGAGGAGTCGATCCACGACGGCTTCGTGGACGAGCTCGTCGCGCGGGCGCAGCAGATCCGGCTCGGTGGTCCCTTCGACGACGACGCCGAGACCGGCCCGCTCACCAGCGCCGCCCACCGCGACAAGGTCGAGGCCTACGTCGCCCGCGGGCTCGCCGAGGGAGCAGTGCTGCGCTGCGGCGGCGCGCGTCCCGACGACCCGGCCCTGGCCGACGGCTTCTACTACCTGCCCACGGTCCTGGACGGGTGCACCAGCTCGATGTCGGTCACCCAGGACGAGTCGTTCGGCCCGGTGCTCACGGTCGAGACCTTCCGCGACGAGGACGACGCGGTGACCATCGCCAACGACAGCATCTACGGCCTGGCCGGTGCCGTCTGGACGCAGGACGGCGGACGTGCCCAGCGCGTCGCGGGCCGGCTGCGGATGGGCACCGTGTGGATCAACGACTACCACCCCTACGTGCCCCAGGCCGAGTGGGGCGGCTACAAGCAGTCGGGCACCGGGCGCGAGCTGGGACTCGCCGGTCTCGAGGAGTACCGCGAGACCAAGCACGTCTGGCACAACATCAGGCCGGCGGTGCAGCACTGGTTCTCGCCCGGGGACCGGGGGTAG